A genomic window from Canis lupus familiaris isolate Mischka breed German Shepherd chromosome 32, alternate assembly UU_Cfam_GSD_1.0, whole genome shotgun sequence includes:
- the DSPP gene encoding dentin sialophosphoprotein: MKIIIYFCIWAAAWAIPVPQIKPLDRHAVDKSANLNLPEKVKLPIQDELNASDTTKESGVLRENERGRQQYTKDGYKEERNGSEWAQIGGKTSTHSLLVNEEGNSEGQNGVTGKPETYGYDGIDGKEGNITANGIRGQVSITNNAGIANGSNINRNTDENSNKGGNVGDASQSEDATVVQEDGHQIAGNNNSTGHEDEINRNYCRNEGDTSEITTQRESEKNANQEAGVTPGESGAGNGEDAGLDNSDGSPSGNGADEDEDKGSGDDEGEETGNGKEGTDNRKGQEGQPHGKDDNDSSLGQNSISSEDDGPEDKEDLHDIGGDNTSKSEEDSDGVPKDKDSPIIEDVQKLNYRENKAVEKKITGESEPVAIGKSQDKGIEMEGPRSGNRNNITKESGKVSEDKESKRQPGMAMGKGNVKTPGETDNIQGSSQKSEPGNKVAHSKTGSESNSDGYDSYEFDDKSMQGDDPNSSDESNGNDDADSEGDNNSDSQGDNGYNSDESKDNGNDSDSNGGGDDDSDSTSDANESDSNGNGNNGSDDNGKSESSKDKSDRSDSSDSSDSSDSSDSSDSKSDSSDSSDSSNSSDSSDSKSDSDSSDSDSSDSDSKSDSSDSSDSSDSSDSSDSSDSSDSDSSDSDSKSDSSDSSDSSDSSNSDSSDSSDSSDSSDSSDSSDSSDSSDSSDSDSKSDSSDSSDSSDSSDSSDSSDSDSKSDSSDSSDSSDSSDSSDSSNSDSSDSSDSSESDSKSDSSDSSDSSDSSDSSDSSNSDSSDSSDSSDSDSDSKSDSSDSSDSNDSSDSSNSDSDSKSDSSESSDNSNSDSNSKSDSSDSSNSKSDSSDSSDSSNSKSDSDSSDSSDSDSKSDSSDSSSSSSKSDSSDSSKSDSDSSDSSDSSDSSDSSDSDSSDSSDSSNSSDSSDSDSSDSSDSSDSSDSSDSSDSSNSSDSSNSSDSSNSSDSSDSDSSDSSDSDSSDSDSSNSSDSSESDSSDSDSDSSNSSDSSDSDSSDSSDSDSSDSSNSSDSDSSDSDSDSSNSSDSSDSDSSDSDSDSDSDSNSNSSDSSDSNSDSSDSDSSDSSDSASDNDESHSKTNSGNGKNGNDSESDSEDSDSNHSTSDD; this comes from the exons atgaagataattatatatttttgcatttgggCAGCAGCATGGGCTATTCCA GTTCCTCAAATCAAGCCATTGGACAGACATGCTGTTGACAAGTCTGCAAATTTAAATCTTCCAGAAAAAGTGAAATTGCCAATACAG gATGAGTTAAATGCCAGTGACACCACCAAAGAAAGTGGTGTCCTGCgtgaaaatgaaagaggaaggcaACAATATACCAAAGATGgttacaaagaagaaagaaatggttcTGAATGGGCACAAATAGGAGGGAAAACTTCCACACATTCCTTGTTAGTAAATGAGGAGGGGAATAGTGAGGGTCAAAATGGGGTCACAGGAAAGCCAGAAACATATGGTTATGATGGGATAGATGGAAAAGAAGGTAACATCACAGCAAATGGTATCAGGGGACAAGTAAGCATCACAAACAATGCTGGAATAGCAAATGGGAGCAATATTAATAGAAATACCGATGAGAATTCAAATAAGGGAGGAAATGTTGGAGATGCAAGTCAGAGTGAGGATGCCACTGTTGTCCAAGAAGATGGTCATCAAATAGCTGGAAACAATAACAGTACAGGCCATGAGGATGAAATAAATAGGAATTATTGTAGAAATGAAGGTGATACAAGTGAAATAACAACTCAGAGAGAAAGCGAAAAAAATGCAAACCAGGAGGCAGGAGTAACACCAGGGGAAAGTGGAGCTGGCAATGGAGAAGATGCTGGCCTGGATAATTCAGATGGGAGTCCTAGTGGGAATGGAGCAGATGAAGATGAAGACAAGGGCTCTGGTGATGATGAAGGTGAAGAAACAGGGAATGGAAAAGAGGGCACTGATAACCGTAAGGGCCAAGAGGGTCAGCCTCATGGAAAAGATGACAATGACAGTAGCTTAGGTCAAAATTCAATTAGTAGTGAAGATGATGGCCCTGAAGACAAAGAAGATCTCCATGACATCGGTGGAGACAACACCTCCAAGAGTGAGGAGGATTCTGATGGTGTTCCCAAAGACAAAGATAGCCCAATAATAGAGGATGTGCAAAAGCTCAATTACAGAGAAAACAAAGCCgtggaaaagaaaatcactggtGAATCAGAGCCAGTAGCTATTGGGAAGAGCCAAGATAAG GGAATAGAAATGGAAGGTCCCAGAAGTGGCAACAGAAACAATATTACCAAAGAATCTGGGAAAGTCAGTGAAGATAAAGAGAGTAAAAGACAACCTGGAATGGCCATGGGCAAAGGAAATGTCAAGACACCAGGAGAGACTGACAACATTCAAGGGTCTAGTCAGAAATCAGAACCTGGGAATAAGGTTGCACACAGCAAAACAGGTAGTGAAAGTAATAGTGACGGATATGACAGTTATGAGTTTGATGACAAATCCATGCAAGGAGATGATCCCAACAGCAGTGATGAATCTAATGGCAATGATGATGCTGATTCTGAAGGTGACAATAACAGCGATAGCCAAGGAGATAATGGTTATAACTCTGATGAATCAAAAGATAATGGCAATGACAGTGACTCAAATGGAGGAggtgatgatgacagtgataGCACATCAGATGCTAATGAAAGTGATAGTAATGGCAATGGTAACAATGGGAGTGATGACAATGGCAAATCAGAGAGCAGCAAAGATAAATCAGATAGGAgtgacagcagtgacagcagTGACAGTAGTGACAGCAGTGACAGTAGTGACAGCAAGTCAGACAGCAgtgacagcagtgacagcagTAACAGTAGTGATAGCAGTGACAGCAAGTCAGACAGTGACAGCAGTGACAGTGACAGCAGTGACAGTGACAGTAAATCAGACAGCAgtgacagcagtgacagcagtgacagtagtgacagcagtgacagcagtgacagcagTGACAGTGACAGTAGTGACAGTGACAGTAAATCAGACAGCAgtgacagcagtgacagcagTGATAGTAGTAATAgtgacagcagtgacagcagTGACAGTAGTGACAGCAGTGATAGCAGTGATAGCAgtgacagcagtgacagcagtgacagcagTGACAGTGACAGTAAATCAGACAGCAgtgacagcagtgacagcagtgacagcagTGATAGCAGTGACAGCAGTGACAGTGACAGTAAATCAGACAGCAGTGACAGTAGTGACAGCAGTGACAGTAgtgacagcagtgacagcagTAATAGTGACAGCAGTGACAGTAGTGACAGCAGTGAGAGTGACAGTAAATCAGACAGCAGTGACAGTAGTGACAGCAGTGACAGTAgtgacagcagtgacagcagTAATAGTGACAGCAGTGACAGTAGTGACAGCAGTGATAGTGACAGTGACAGTAAATCAGACAGCAGTGACAGTAGTGATAGCAATGACAGTAGTGACAGCAGTAATAGTGACAGTGACAGCAAATCAGACAGTAGTGAAAGCAGTGACAATAGTAATAGTGACAGCAACAGTAAATCAGACAGCAGTGACAGCAGCAACAGCAAATCAGATAGCAgtgacagcagtgacagcagCAATAGCAAATCAGATAGTGACAGTAGTGACAGCAGTGATAGTGACAGTAAATCAGACAGCagtgacagcagcagcagcagcagcaaatcAGATAGCAGTGACAGCAGTAAAAGTGACAGTGATAGCAGCGACAGCAGCGACAGTAGCGATAGCAGTGACAGCAGTGACAGTGACAGTAGTGACAGTAGCGACAGCAGCAATAGCAGTGACAGCAGTGATAgtgacagcagtgacagcagtgacagcagtgacagtagtgacagcagtgacagcagTGACAGTAGCAATAGCAGTGACAGCAGCAATAGCAGTGACAGTAGCAATAGCAGTGACAGCAGTGACAGTGACAGCAGTGACAGTAGTGACAGTGACAGCAGTGACAGTGACAGCAGCAATAGCAGTGATAGCAGTGAGAGTGACAGCAGTGACAGTGACAGCGACAGCAGCAATAGCAGTGACAGCAGTGATAGTGACAGCAGTGACAGTAGCGACAGTGACAGCAGCGACAGCAGCAATAGCAGTGATAGTGACAGCAGTGACAGTGACAGCGACAGCAGCAATAGCAGTGACAGCAGTGATAGTGACAGCAGTGACAGTGACAGCGACAGCGACAGTGACAGCAACAGCAATAGCAGTGACAGTAGTGACAGCAATAGTGACAGCAGCGACAGTGACAGCAGTGACAGTAGCGACAGCGCATCTGACAATGATGAGAGTCACAGCAAGACCAACTCCGGTAACGGcaaaaatggaaatgacagtGAGAGTGACAGTGAGGACAGTGACAGTAATCACTCAACCAGTGATGATTAG